In Mesoplasma florum L1, the DNA window TGAAGAAAAGAAAAATTAAATATTCAGAAGGAATTAAATATTTCAGATGCATTTCATAAAGGAATATTCAGAAAAGGTTTTAAAGTTAAAAAGTTTATATTAGAAAAAGAAATTGACTTAAATATTTTTTCAGATAAAGTTGATGTTACTGAAAATTATAATTATGGAAAATTTTTAAATTTTGGAGTAATGATAGACGGAAAAATAATTTCAGGAGATTTCGTTCCACTTTTTAAAGGAAAACAAAAAAAATTAAAAGATATATTAGAAGATAAAGTTGATGATTCATATTTTTTAACTGAAGAACAAATACAAAAAATAAGTATTTTAAAAGATAGCAAAAAAATTCCTAGAACAAAACCTAATGGTGAAAAATATTTTTACTCTGAAGGTAAGATGTCAATACTTGAAAATATAAATATGCCATCAAGAACAATGTTGACATCTGAAGGAACAATAAATAGAGCATCGCATTTTATTGAAGATACTAATTCAAAAGGAATTAAAGGTATTAGAAGGATAACACCATTAGAAGCTGAAAGAATAAATGGTTTTACCGATAATTGGACTTCTGACGTAATGACAGAAAGACAAAGATATTTTTGTATGGGAAATGCTCTTGTGGTTCCATTAGTAGCAAAAATAGCTGATTGTTTAAGTGAAAAAAATAACGAAATAAAAAAATAAGGAGATTATTATGGCAAAAGAAGTAAAATATGATGAATCGGCCATTCAGGTCCTTGAAGGTTTAGAAGCTGTTAGAAAACGTCCAGGGATGTATATTGGTTCAACTGATGTTAGAGGACTACACCACTTAGTATGAGAAATTGTAGATAACTCAATCGATGAAGCTTTAGCAGGATATTGTACAGAAATTAACGTAACTTTAGAAAAAAATGGAAGTGTTACTGTCGCTGATAATGGTCGTGGAGTTCCAATTGGGATGCACTCAACAGGAAGACCAACACCTGAAGTTATTTTTAGTGTACTTCATGCTGGAGGAAAATTTGGTGGAAGTGGTTATAAAACATCTGGAGGACTTCACGGAGTTGGGTCATCTGTTGTTAATGCTTTATCTAAAAAATTTAATGTTACAATTTATCGTGATAAAAAAGTTAATGAAATTGAATTTACTAATGGAGGAAAATTAAATATTCCTTTAACAGAAGTTGGAACAACTAACAAAACTGGTACTGTTGTTAACTTCTTACCAGATGATTCAATTTTTAATACTACAAAATTTAACTTCACAACAATTAGTGAAAGATTAAAAGAATCAGCTTTACTAAACTCAGGTTTAAAAATTACAATATCAGACAAAGTTAATGATAAGTTTGTTGAATATCAATTTGAAAATGGTTTAGTAGAGTTTGTTAAGGAATTATCAAGTGAATTTACTCATATTACTGATCCTGTTGTTATTACTGGAGAATCAAAAAGAATTGCTTCAGAAATTTGTATTCAATATACTGAAGATTTTAATGAAACTATTTTAGGTTTTGCTAATAATGTTAAAACTGGAGATGGTGGAACACACATTACTGGATTTAAAACTGGATTAGTTAGAGCAATTAATGATTATGCTAAAAATAATAAAATCTTAAAGGATAAAGATCCAAGATTAGATTCAAATGATTTAAGAGAAGGATTAGTAGCTATAGTTACTGTTAAAATTCCTGAAGACTTAATTGAGTATGAAGGGCAAACTAAAGGTAAGTTAGGAACACCAGATGCTAAAACAGCTGTTGAACAAGTTACTTATGACTTTATGAACTTCTGATTAATTGAAAATAAAGTACCAGCTACAAAAATTATTGAAAAAGCAATGTTGGCAAGAAGAGCTAGAGAAGAAGCTCGTAAAGCAAGACAAGCAATTCGTGATTCAAAAGGTAAAAAAACTACAAGAGCAATGCTAGGTAAATTAACTCCAGCTCAAGGAAGAAAAAAAGAAATTAATGAATTATATCTTGTTGAAGGGGATTCAGCTGGAGGAAGTGCAAAATCAGGAAGAGATCGTACATTCCAAGCTATTCTACCTTTAAGAGGAAAAGTTATTAACTCTGAAAAAGCTAAATTAACAGAATTAATGAAAAATGAAGAAATTCAAACAATTATTACTGCAATTGGTGCTGGAATTGGCCAAGACTTTGATGTTAGTGACATTAACTATGGAAAAGTAATTATTATGACCGATGCTGATACTGATGGGGCACATATTCAAACCTTATTATTAACATTCTTTTACAGGTATATGAAAGATTTGATTATTAATAAGCATGTTTTTATTGCATTACCACCACTATATAAATTAACTTTTTCAGATCGTAAATTTATTTATTTATGAGATGAACAAGAATTAGCTGATTTTGCTAAAACAGCTACTAAAAAATATGAAATCCAACGTTATAAAGGACTTGGGGAAATGAATGCTGATCAATTATGAGAAACAACAATGAATCCAGCACAACGTAAATTAATTGTGGTAACTATTGAAGATGCATTAATGGCAGAAAAATCATTCAGAACTTTAATGGGTGAAGATGCTGAAAAACGTAAAGTATGAATTCAAGAAAATGTTAAATTCACTTTAGAAGATAATGATGATGCAATCATCTTAAATGAGAAACAAGAAAATAACTAGAAAGGAGAAATATACATGGCAAAAAAAATAGATAATTCAAATATTGAATCTGAAAAAGGAATAATTAGTTATGCTTTAGAAGACTTAATGGGTGAACGATTTGGTAGATATGCTAAATACATTATTCAAGAACGTGCATTACCAGATGCTAGAGATGGTTTAAAACCAGTTCAAAGACGTATTTTATATGCAATGAATGAATTAAATCTAACTTATGATAAACCATATAAAAAATCAGCTAGAGTAGTTGGAGAAGTTATTGGTAAGTACCACCCACATGGTGATACATCAATCTATGATGCAATGGTTCGTATGAGTCAATGATGAAAACTAGGAATGCCTTTAATTGACATGCAAGGTAATAATGGTTCTATTGATGGTGATAATGCAGCTGCAATGCGTTATACTGAAACTCGTTTAGCTAAAATTAGTGATTTAATGTTAGATGACTTAAATAAAAATACAGTTAAGTTTGCGCCTAACTTTGATGATAGTGAAAAAGAACCAACTGTTTTACCAAGTTATTTCCCTAACATTTTAGTTAATGGATCAACAGGGATTGCTGCTGGATATGCTACAAATATGCCTCCACACAACCTTGGTGAAATTATTGATGCAACAATTAAATTAATTAGAACTCCAAAC includes these proteins:
- a CDS encoding DNA cytosine methyltransferase — protein: MSDKIKVVELFAGVGGFSLALKKSKGNYEVIFSNQWEPSTKNQFAFNALNKNFKKHILSNEDIQFAKEKLPNDFDLLVGGFPCQDYSVATTNSKGIEGKKGVLWWEISWILEKHKPNFVFLENVDRLLKSPSNKRGRDFAIILKDLDEKGYNVEWMNINAGDYGYVQRRRRVFILAWRKEKLNIQKELNISDAFHKGIFRKGFKVKKFILEKEIDLNIFSDKVDVTENYNYGKFLNFGVMIDGKIISGDFVPLFKGKQKKLKDILEDKVDDSYFLTEEQIQKISILKDSKKIPRTKPNGEKYFYSEGKMSILENINMPSRTMLTSEGTINRASHFIEDTNSKGIKGIRRITPLEAERINGFTDNWTSDVMTERQRYFCMGNALVVPLVAKIADCLSEKNNEIKK
- the parE gene encoding DNA topoisomerase IV subunit B; the encoded protein is MAKEVKYDESAIQVLEGLEAVRKRPGMYIGSTDVRGLHHLVWEIVDNSIDEALAGYCTEINVTLEKNGSVTVADNGRGVPIGMHSTGRPTPEVIFSVLHAGGKFGGSGYKTSGGLHGVGSSVVNALSKKFNVTIYRDKKVNEIEFTNGGKLNIPLTEVGTTNKTGTVVNFLPDDSIFNTTKFNFTTISERLKESALLNSGLKITISDKVNDKFVEYQFENGLVEFVKELSSEFTHITDPVVITGESKRIASEICIQYTEDFNETILGFANNVKTGDGGTHITGFKTGLVRAINDYAKNNKILKDKDPRLDSNDLREGLVAIVTVKIPEDLIEYEGQTKGKLGTPDAKTAVEQVTYDFMNFWLIENKVPATKIIEKAMLARRAREEARKARQAIRDSKGKKTTRAMLGKLTPAQGRKKEINELYLVEGDSAGGSAKSGRDRTFQAILPLRGKVINSEKAKLTELMKNEEIQTIITAIGAGIGQDFDVSDINYGKVIIMTDADTDGAHIQTLLLTFFYRYMKDLIINKHVFIALPPLYKLTFSDRKFIYLWDEQELADFAKTATKKYEIQRYKGLGEMNADQLWETTMNPAQRKLIVVTIEDALMAEKSFRTLMGEDAEKRKVWIQENVKFTLEDNDDAIILNEKQENN